In Helianthus annuus cultivar XRQ/B chromosome 8, HanXRQr2.0-SUNRISE, whole genome shotgun sequence, a single genomic region encodes these proteins:
- the LOC110869920 gene encoding uncharacterized protein LOC110869920 yields the protein MSISVDSNNLSFVNDLNNGKDMWNMKARIIRKWNQGYKMDLIFIDEKGAKIQVGIKSHLIPVFYGQLQEDVVVILSKFGVGENKDLYKVVVQPYKINFYRCTTVTPVRDWQGVEYGFNFRAYQDILQGEALNSLSVDFVGSVACCGDLEFFGRPPKETKKINFDIQDLDFDIRDCKKMFKEFISKIPAHEHVMAVIQHGKVNIQFKVISLQHECFLNEEIDEVNQLRRSLILKFGQGSGSTSQTILSSQSVFPLHKEFVTDGVREHVDEISEIENISHLFIWFGYLFGLSPACLSNYRLQVDILFLQEMSCVVVATIKIVQEEYGWFYPACHKCFKKVMAKSE from the exons ATGTCAATATCAGTTGACAGTAACAATCTTAGTTTTGTTAACGATTTGAATAATGGGAAAGATATGTGGAACATGAAAGCGAGAATTATTCGAAAATGGaatcaaggttataaaatggatctcatcttcattgatgagAAG GGTGCTAAGATTCAAGTAGGTATTAAGAGTCATCTGATACCTGTTTTTTATGGACAGCTTCAAGAAGATGTTGTTGTCATTTTGTCGAAATTTGGTGTTGGTGAgaataaagatttatataaaGTTGTAGTACAACCttataaaatcaacttttatAGATGCACAACTGTTACACCTGTGAGAGATTGGCAAGGTGTTGAGTATGGTTTTAACTTCAGAGCTTATCAAGATATTCTTCAAGGAGAGGCGTTAAACTCTTTGAGTGTTG ATTTTGTTGGATCTGTGGCTTGTTGTGGAGATCTTGAATTCTTTGGTCGACCTCCAAAAGAGACTAAGAAGATCAATTTCGATATTCAAGACTTGGA TTTTGATATTAGAGATTGTAAAAAAATG TTTAAGGAGTTCATCTCTAAAATTCCAGCTCATGAGCATGTGATGGCTGTTATACAGCATGGAAAg GTGAATATACAGTTCAAAGTGATAAGTTTGCAACACGAATGTTTTCTGaatgaagaaattgatgaagTTAATCAGCTAAGGAGGAG TCTTATACTGAAGTTTGGACAAGGGAGTGGTTCTACTTCTCAAACAATACTATCGTCTCAGAGCGTTTTTCCATTGCATAAAGAATTTGTAACTGATGGTGTGAGGGAACATGTTGATGAGATTAGTGAGATAGAAAACATTTCACATCTTTTTATATGGTTTGGTTATTTGTTTGGTTTATCACCTGCATGTTTGTCAAACTATAGATTACAAGTTGATATATTGTTTTTACAGGAAATGTCTTGTGTTGTGGTTGCGACAATTAAGATTGTGCAAGAAGAGTATGGCTGGTTTTATCCTGCCTGTCATAAGTGTTTCAAGAAGGTGATGGCTAAAAGTGAATAA
- the LOC110871061 gene encoding uncharacterized protein LOC110871061, producing MHNLHGKTIVEDNQAVDRPCKVQKVHLVSSTSESVLHFTTHAEDKLHLPSDVSSALDLHTDNPKPVKIQNLKCEVQELFTTSQKTNTGFNYATVRWSSYLRSCNIAFGDELSLEFHKSTQLLKLTKVVHFVTKIKSS from the exons ATGCACAATCTTCATGGCAAGACAATTGTAGAGGATAACCAAGCTGTTGATAGACCGTGTAAAGTTCAAAAGGTTCATTTAGTATCATCCACTTCAGAATCAGTCTTACACTTCACCACACATGCTGAAGACAAGCTT CATCTGCCATCAGATGTATCTTCTGCGTTGGATCTGCATACTGATAATCCTAAGCCTGTCAAGATCCAGAATCTTAAATGTgaagtccaggaactgtttacaACATCTCAAAAAACCAATACTGGATTCAACTACGCTACTGTTAGATGGTCTTCTTATCTGAGATCTTGCAATATTGCTTTTGGTGATGAACTTTCGTTAGAATTTCATAAGTCTACTCAATTGCTGAAGTTAACAAAAGTTGTGCATTTCGTGACAAAGATAAAGTCCTCTTAG
- the LOC110872741 gene encoding uncharacterized protein LOC110872741 gives MLSSENAGIEGQVNGSHGSVNNTTSRFHQFRRKLDWDCLKKTGKEWIRNPMNMVLLIWILCVTISGAILFLVMTGMLNNALPKKYQREAWFEVNNQILNALFTLICLYHHPRRIHHLVLLLRWRSEDVHKLRKEYCKNGTYKPNERMHMLIVVLLLNLNCFAQYALCALNVGYTRSKRPAIGVAITISVAIAAPAIAGVYTIVSPLGKDYDLGSDEESQIHNHDVKRVKSLERRLSFSLSTSETSPKWSGGILEFWNDISIAYLSLFFSCCVFGWNMERLGFGNMYVHTATFLLVCLAPFWIFTMAAINISNETIREALGTTGLFLCVFGLLYGGFWRIQMRKRYNLPPSSACCGKPAVTDCALWLFCCWCSLAQEVRTGNSYDIVEDKFYKKPGQEPGRPGTGSPVQHSSSLTLGRRGLSDDNKSSTAQLSMVEEGSSSRGKDATLQPPFQNSINREGN, from the coding sequence ATGTTGTCTAGTGAAAATGCTGGAATTGAAGGCCAAGTTAATGGCAGCCATGGTTCGGTAAACAATACAACATCGAGATTCCATCAGTTTCGTAGGAAACTCGATTGGGATTGCCTTAAGAAAACGGGTAAAGAATGGATAAGAAACCCGATGAATATGGTCTTGTTGATCTGGATCCTATGTGTCACGATCTCGGGTGCGATTCTCTTCCTGGTCATGACCGGCATGTTAAATAACGCGCTTCCTAAAAAGTACCAACGAGAAGCGTGGTTTGAGGTGAATAATCAGATTCTCAATGCGTTGTTTACGCTCATATGTTTATACCATCACCCTCGTAGGATACACCATCTCGTGCTCCTTTTAAGATGGAGATCGGAAGATGTTCACaagttgaggaaggaatattgCAAAAATGGAACTTATAAACCTAACGAGCGGATGCATATGCTTATCGTGGTCTTGTTACTTAACCTCAATTGTTTTGCACAATACGCGTTGTGTGCTTTAAATGTTGGTTACACTAGATCAAAGAGGCCAGCAATTGGGGTGGCGATTACTATTTCTGTAGCAATCGCCGCCCCTGCAATTGCTGGCGTGTACACCATTGTTAGCCCGTTAGGGAAAGATTACGATTTGGGTTCCGATGAAGAATCCCAAATTCACAACCATGATGTTAAAAGAGTGAAATCGTTGGAAAGAAGATTGTCTTTTTCACTTTCAACTAGTGAAACTAGTCCGAAATGGAGTGGAGGCATACTTGAGTTTTGGAATGATATTTCCATTGCATACCTCTCATTGTTTTTTAGCTGTTGTGTTTTCGGGTGGAATATGGAAAGACTCGGGTTTGGGAACATGTACGTGCATACGGCTACGTTTCTTCTAGTATGTTTGGCCCCGTTTTGGATCTTCACCATGGCGGCTATCAACATTAGTAACGAGACTATAAGGGAAGCTTTAGGGACTACCGGACTCTTTCTGTGTGTTTTTGGCTTACTTTATGGTGGTTTTTGGAGGATTCAAATGAGGAAAAGATATAATCTACCACCATCTAGCGCGTGTTGTGGTAAACCCGCGGTTACCGATTGTGCATTATGGCTTTTCTGTTGTTGGTGTTCTCTGGCTCAAGAAGTCCGAACGGGTAACTCTTATGATATCGTGGAAGATAAGTTTTACAAGAAACCTGGGCAGGAGCCCGGTCGACCGGGCACTGGTTCTCCGGTCCAGCATAGCTCCTCCTTGACCCTGGGCCGTCGTGGGCTTTCTGACGATAATAAAAGCTCGACCGCGCAGTTATCAATGGTGGAAGAAGGTTCATCTTCAAGAGGTAAAGATGCAACTCTACAACCACCTTTTCAAAACTCTATAAATAGAGAGGGTAATTAA